From a region of the Desulfomonile tiedjei genome:
- a CDS encoding ACT domain-containing protein: MSARFNEAQNRNWPRNEYAVIEVTVRNHPGVLSHICNLFSRRAYDVEGILCLPVGRGRQNRIWVLVNAEQPLEQMIKQVEKLEDVCGVRSRVADRDGFLRLEGFLASDPAA, from the coding sequence ATGAGTGCGCGCTTTAATGAAGCACAAAACCGCAACTGGCCTCGAAACGAATATGCCGTGATTGAAGTGACTGTCAGGAATCATCCCGGCGTCTTGTCCCATATCTGCAATCTGTTCTCGCGACGGGCCTACGATGTGGAAGGGATCCTCTGCTTGCCCGTTGGCCGAGGAAGACAGAACCGGATCTGGGTGCTTGTCAATGCCGAGCAGCCCCTCGAACAGATGATTAAACAGGTGGAAAAGCTTGAGGACGTATGCGGCGTAAGAAGTCGCGTCGCTGACAGAGATGGATTTCTGCGCCTTGAAGGGTTCTTGGCTTCGGACCCGGCTGCTTAG
- the nadB gene encoding L-aspartate oxidase: MKETGFFDVLILGSGAAGLRLALEIAPHASVAVLSKGSHTDSSTFHAQGGIAAVLDDRDSVESHIKDTMEAGAGLCDPEAVRFIVERGGRAIEHLVEQGVEFSREGGPDGRSLLHLTREGGHTRRRVVHAADATGAAVATVLARLAEAHPNITLFEHQTAVDLILQRRADESIERCVGAYVLENNTRHVRSFLGRKVVLATGGGSKVYLYTSNPDGATGDGIAMAWRAGCRIANMEFTQFHPTCLYHPHAKSFLLTEALRGEGAILRLPDGSAFMTRFHSQADLAPRDVVARAIDHEMKRLGIDSVYLDITHKSGNFIRQHFPTVWRRCRDFGLDLSKEPAPVVPAAHFTCGGVVTDLQGRTDIEGLYAVGEAACTGLHGANRIASNSLLECLVMSASAAEHILKTLPMAAEPPVPPDWEEVGATDSDEEVVVSHNWHELRQFMWDYVGIVRTTKRLQRAKRRVDMLLSEIDEYFGEFRFNTDLLELRNLAVVADLIIRSALARTESRGLHFTLDYPETDTSRPAQNTILPGAGHRPPA, encoded by the coding sequence ATGAAAGAAACGGGGTTTTTTGATGTGTTGATCCTTGGCAGTGGGGCCGCAGGGTTGCGGCTTGCCCTGGAAATCGCTCCTCATGCCAGTGTGGCGGTGCTATCCAAGGGTTCCCATACCGACAGCAGTACGTTTCACGCTCAAGGGGGAATAGCTGCGGTTCTTGACGACCGCGACTCCGTGGAATCGCATATCAAGGATACCATGGAAGCCGGCGCAGGACTTTGCGATCCTGAGGCTGTGCGCTTCATCGTTGAGCGGGGCGGCCGGGCCATTGAACATCTGGTGGAGCAGGGGGTGGAGTTCAGCCGCGAAGGAGGCCCCGACGGAAGGTCGCTACTTCACTTGACACGTGAAGGCGGTCACACTCGTCGCCGCGTCGTGCACGCAGCGGACGCCACAGGCGCAGCGGTCGCGACGGTCCTGGCCCGACTGGCCGAGGCTCATCCCAACATCACCCTTTTCGAGCACCAGACAGCGGTGGACCTCATTCTGCAACGCCGCGCGGACGAAAGCATCGAGCGCTGTGTGGGGGCCTACGTGCTGGAAAACAACACCAGGCACGTCCGGAGCTTCTTAGGACGCAAAGTGGTGCTGGCCACAGGAGGCGGTAGCAAAGTTTACCTGTACACCAGCAACCCGGACGGCGCGACCGGCGATGGTATCGCCATGGCCTGGCGAGCCGGCTGCCGCATTGCCAACATGGAATTCACGCAGTTTCACCCCACCTGCCTCTACCATCCTCATGCGAAATCGTTTTTGTTGACTGAGGCCTTGCGGGGAGAAGGAGCAATATTACGGCTACCCGACGGGTCTGCCTTCATGACACGGTTCCATTCTCAGGCGGACCTCGCTCCACGTGACGTGGTGGCAAGGGCTATCGACCACGAAATGAAACGACTCGGTATAGATTCTGTGTATTTGGATATCACGCACAAGTCCGGAAATTTCATCAGGCAACACTTTCCGACGGTGTGGCGGCGCTGTCGGGATTTCGGCCTCGATCTCAGCAAGGAACCAGCTCCTGTGGTGCCTGCTGCCCATTTCACGTGCGGGGGCGTGGTCACTGATTTGCAGGGCCGCACTGACATAGAAGGGCTGTATGCCGTTGGAGAGGCTGCGTGCACCGGGCTGCACGGCGCGAACCGTATCGCAAGCAACTCGCTCCTGGAATGCCTGGTGATGTCGGCATCGGCTGCCGAACACATCCTCAAAACACTGCCTATGGCAGCGGAACCACCTGTGCCTCCGGACTGGGAGGAGGTGGGGGCCACCGATTCCGACGAAGAAGTGGTGGTGTCCCATAACTGGCACGAGCTGCGTCAGTTTATGTGGGACTACGTCGGAATTGTAAGGACCACGAAACGCCTGCAAAGGGCCAAACGCCGGGTCGACATGTTATTGAGCGAGATAGATGAGTATTTCGGTGAGTTCCGCTTTAATACCGACCTGTTGGAACTGCGCAATCTAGCCGTGGTCGCGGATTTGATAATCCGTTCAGCCTTGGCGCGCACTGAAAGTCGGGGATTGCATTTTACTTTGGATTATCCCGAGACTGACACAAGCCGACCGGCTCAAAACACCATTCTGCCCGGTGCGGGTCACAGACCTCCGGCATGA
- a CDS encoding type II toxin-antitoxin system prevent-host-death family antitoxin: MNALTYSQARIDLAKMMDKVCDDHSPIIVTRKNRRSVVMISLEDYEALEETAYLLKSPKNVRRLVESIAELESGGGTERELAE; the protein is encoded by the coding sequence ATGAACGCTCTGACATACTCACAGGCCCGTATTGATCTAGCCAAGATGATGGACAAGGTCTGCGACGACCACTCTCCCATCATCGTCACACGAAAGAATCGACGATCGGTGGTAATGATATCTCTTGAAGATTACGAAGCTCTGGAAGAGACGGCCTACCTTCTGAAGAGCCCGAAAAACGTGCGAAGACTCGTTGAGTCCATAGCGGAACTGGAATCGGGCGGCGGGACGGAACGGGAATTGGCCGAATGA
- a CDS encoding LysE family translocator — MDIYLSAGIVLGLSAGFSPGPLTTLVISQALQYGAKEGIKVAVAPFITDLPIVLLSLFALTRLHDSKAILGLISILGGLVVAYLAYSNFRTTKIDIDVKATEARSLGKGTLVNFFNPHPYLFWLTVGAPKVVEAWQINPWSAAGFLGFFYACLIGSKMLLAYVAARSRQSLSGKAYRYVTCILGALLLVFAALLLRDGISSLMY; from the coding sequence ATGGATATTTACTTGAGCGCGGGGATTGTTTTGGGGCTCTCCGCGGGTTTTTCCCCGGGGCCGCTTACGACCCTCGTCATTTCTCAGGCTCTCCAATACGGAGCAAAAGAAGGAATAAAAGTGGCGGTGGCTCCATTCATTACCGATTTGCCCATCGTCCTATTGTCTCTTTTCGCACTGACACGATTGCATGATTCCAAGGCCATTCTGGGTTTGATTTCCATCCTTGGCGGTCTGGTTGTGGCGTACCTGGCTTATTCGAATTTCAGGACGACCAAGATCGATATTGATGTCAAAGCCACCGAGGCGCGATCGCTCGGCAAAGGAACGCTTGTCAATTTTTTCAATCCTCACCCGTACCTGTTTTGGTTGACCGTTGGAGCGCCAAAAGTGGTCGAGGCGTGGCAAATAAATCCTTGGTCCGCAGCGGGATTTCTTGGGTTTTTCTATGCCTGCCTGATAGGGAGCAAAATGCTTCTCGCGTATGTGGCTGCTCGTTCGAGGCAATCGCTTTCCGGGAAAGCCTACCGCTACGTGACGTGTATTTTGGGCGCATTGTTGTTGGTGTTTGCCGCTCTCCTACTGCGGGATGGAATAAGCTCTCTCATGTATTGA
- a CDS encoding Txe/YoeB family addiction module toxin, translating to MKLIFSEHAWEDYLYWQRTDKRILGRINTLIKEIQRSPFEGIGKPEPLKHALSGYWSRRINEEHRIVYKVESESLLIAQLRYHY from the coding sequence ATGAAGCTTATTTTCTCCGAACATGCTTGGGAAGACTACCTGTATTGGCAGCGGACCGACAAAAGGATACTAGGGCGAATCAACACGCTCATCAAGGAAATCCAGCGGTCTCCTTTTGAAGGGATCGGAAAGCCTGAGCCCCTAAAACATGCCCTGTCCGGCTACTGGTCCCGCCGCATTAATGAAGAACACCGGATCGTGTACAAAGTAGAATCGGAATCTCTTCTGATCGCTCAGCTCAGATACCACTACTGA
- the nadA gene encoding quinolinate synthase NadA: MINTVILPESDSLTEKDIPSTLDLEAAIDDLRREKNAVILAHYYQDGKIQDLADYVGDSLDLSRKAAQTTADVIVFCGVRFMAEVAKILSPTRKVLIPDANAGCTLEESCQPEDLSEFSRIHPDHQLVTYINCSAEVKALSDVIVTSSNAEAIVRQLPADRPILFSPDQHLGRYISQKTGRDMTLWPGSCVVHTQFSVTTLEQLRADNPNALVVAHPECPEEVLAHADHIGSTRSLLDFAIATPATEIIVATEPNLLHEMRKAAPHKKYIPVPGATEGCKGGLCAFCPFMALNTMEKLYLCLVNEAPGIEMPESLMMRARKPLDRMLELSPPAKSYAPE; encoded by the coding sequence ATGATAAACACCGTAATTCTGCCGGAGTCCGATTCGTTGACGGAAAAGGATATTCCCTCAACGCTGGACCTCGAAGCTGCTATCGACGATCTCCGCAGGGAGAAAAATGCGGTCATATTGGCCCACTACTATCAGGACGGCAAGATCCAGGACCTGGCGGACTATGTGGGGGATTCCCTCGACTTGTCCCGGAAAGCCGCGCAAACCACGGCTGACGTGATTGTCTTCTGCGGCGTGCGCTTCATGGCCGAGGTGGCCAAAATCCTGTCTCCCACACGCAAGGTCCTGATACCTGACGCAAATGCCGGATGCACCTTGGAGGAATCATGCCAACCCGAGGATTTGAGCGAGTTCAGTCGGATCCATCCCGATCATCAACTGGTGACGTATATTAACTGCTCCGCAGAGGTTAAAGCCCTATCCGATGTTATCGTCACTTCCTCGAATGCGGAGGCGATCGTTCGACAATTGCCCGCGGACCGACCCATCCTGTTTTCGCCCGATCAACACCTGGGAAGATATATAAGCCAAAAAACGGGGCGTGACATGACTCTGTGGCCGGGGTCATGCGTGGTTCATACACAATTCTCAGTGACAACTCTGGAACAACTTCGGGCCGACAATCCTAATGCCCTGGTCGTCGCCCACCCGGAATGCCCGGAAGAGGTCCTGGCCCATGCCGACCACATAGGCTCCACGCGCTCCTTGCTCGATTTTGCGATCGCGACGCCGGCCACGGAAATCATAGTGGCCACGGAACCAAACCTGTTACACGAGATGAGGAAAGCCGCTCCGCACAAGAAGTACATCCCTGTACCCGGAGCCACGGAAGGGTGTAAGGGCGGGCTTTGTGCATTTTGTCCCTTCATGGCCCTCAATACCATGGAAAAGCTTTATCTCTGCCTTGTAAACGAGGCCCCCGGGATCGAGATGCCCGAGTCTCTGATGATGAGGGCTCGAAAGCCTCTTGACCGGATGCTGGAACTGTCACCGCCCGCGAAATCTTACGCTCCGGAGTGA
- a CDS encoding xanthine dehydrogenase family protein molybdopterin-binding subunit, translated as MSNTSVTRRTFLKGSLVTGLTLAVSVSPFGYKILNASEKPAGKIPEFSPNAWFTITPDNKVTMHIGNSEMGQGVLTAHSMIIAEELDADWNLVQVRQAPAGDDYKSPILGAQITVGSASVRGFYEPLRKAGAAGRTMLIKAAAANWKVPEEECTALMGAVKHEKSGRTLTYGQVCLEAAKLEVPKDPPLKKETEFRYLGKTMPRVDVPEKVSGKAVYGLDVTLKDLHYAVIARPPAYGAKPVSYDEKEAQQVKGVEKVVPLPMGIAVCAKTLDAALKGRDALEVKWDKGLLPDMDTEYVEKSLIEDLNKPGSSAVKTGDAKKAISEANKKLSATYYVPCVAHATMEPMNCTASVTADRCDIWAPIQAQVAGFAVGSKVTGLPKEKIHVNTTFLGCGLGRRARPDFVVEAVILSKALGKPVKVVWTREEDIKYDAFRAPASHRIEAGLDAQGQLSGWSHKVVSPSILKDIRAEMIKDGVDFYCLWGLADVPNSPHWNNKIQYEIPNLDVEFLISPLPIPVAPWRSVQNGPNAFVIESFIDELAHAAGKDPLEFRLASLKNNMRASRVLQTVAEKSGWGKPIPKGEARGIAQHACFGTWTAQVADISVDKKTGKITVHRIVAAVDCGPTVNPGPIVEQIEGGIILALSTVLKEEIKFANGGVKSANFDDYPVIKMSEVPEIEVHVVKSTEKIGGIGELGVPACAPAVANAFFKATGVRIRRLPLTAATVLEALKKT; from the coding sequence ATGAGTAACACCTCTGTTACGAGACGTACCTTTCTGAAGGGTTCTCTGGTTACCGGCCTGACCCTCGCTGTTTCCGTAAGTCCCTTCGGGTACAAGATCCTCAATGCCTCGGAAAAACCGGCAGGGAAGATCCCGGAGTTCAGTCCCAATGCCTGGTTCACCATCACCCCGGACAACAAGGTCACCATGCACATTGGCAATTCCGAGATGGGTCAAGGGGTCCTGACCGCGCATTCCATGATCATCGCTGAAGAGCTTGACGCCGACTGGAACCTGGTTCAGGTGCGACAGGCCCCGGCGGGAGATGACTACAAAAGCCCTATTTTGGGGGCGCAGATTACAGTGGGCAGCGCCAGCGTTAGAGGCTTCTACGAGCCGTTGCGAAAAGCGGGCGCAGCCGGCCGAACCATGTTGATCAAAGCTGCCGCGGCTAACTGGAAAGTCCCCGAAGAAGAATGCACAGCTCTGATGGGCGCCGTGAAGCACGAGAAGAGCGGCCGCACACTCACCTACGGCCAGGTTTGTCTGGAAGCGGCCAAACTTGAGGTCCCCAAAGATCCGCCGCTCAAGAAAGAAACGGAGTTCAGATACCTCGGCAAAACCATGCCCAGAGTGGATGTGCCGGAAAAGGTGAGCGGTAAGGCAGTCTATGGTTTGGACGTGACGTTGAAGGATTTACATTACGCTGTCATAGCACGGCCACCTGCTTACGGAGCGAAGCCCGTTTCCTATGACGAGAAAGAGGCGCAGCAGGTCAAAGGAGTGGAAAAGGTTGTCCCGCTCCCAATGGGTATTGCAGTCTGCGCCAAAACCCTCGATGCGGCCCTCAAAGGACGGGATGCCCTCGAAGTGAAATGGGACAAAGGTCTCCTTCCGGACATGGACACTGAATACGTGGAGAAGTCCCTGATCGAAGACCTGAACAAACCGGGTTCTTCTGCGGTGAAAACGGGCGACGCGAAGAAGGCCATCAGCGAGGCTAATAAAAAGCTCTCAGCAACTTATTACGTCCCGTGTGTCGCTCATGCCACAATGGAGCCGATGAACTGTACAGCCTCAGTGACCGCGGATCGGTGCGACATTTGGGCGCCTATCCAAGCTCAGGTGGCGGGATTCGCTGTAGGCTCAAAGGTGACGGGACTTCCCAAGGAAAAGATCCATGTGAATACCACCTTCTTGGGATGCGGGTTAGGCCGGCGGGCCAGGCCGGATTTTGTGGTTGAGGCGGTCATTCTTTCAAAGGCGCTGGGGAAACCGGTCAAGGTCGTGTGGACACGAGAAGAAGACATCAAGTACGATGCCTTCCGTGCCCCGGCATCCCACCGGATCGAAGCCGGCCTCGATGCTCAGGGCCAGTTGAGTGGATGGTCCCACAAGGTTGTCAGTCCCTCCATTCTGAAGGACATCAGAGCTGAGATGATAAAGGATGGCGTTGATTTTTATTGCCTGTGGGGTCTGGCAGATGTTCCAAATTCTCCCCACTGGAACAACAAAATCCAGTATGAAATCCCGAACCTCGACGTGGAATTCCTCATCTCTCCTCTACCCATCCCTGTGGCGCCTTGGCGTTCGGTCCAGAACGGGCCCAATGCCTTTGTTATTGAATCATTTATAGACGAATTGGCTCACGCGGCAGGGAAAGATCCTCTGGAGTTTCGCTTGGCGAGCTTAAAGAACAATATGAGAGCCAGCCGGGTGTTGCAGACGGTCGCTGAAAAGTCCGGCTGGGGCAAGCCCATTCCAAAAGGTGAAGCGCGAGGAATTGCTCAGCACGCCTGTTTCGGGACCTGGACAGCGCAGGTGGCCGATATTTCGGTGGACAAAAAGACCGGCAAGATCACGGTCCACCGAATCGTGGCGGCTGTGGATTGCGGCCCGACAGTCAATCCGGGCCCGATCGTCGAACAGATCGAAGGAGGCATCATTCTCGCCCTTAGCACAGTCCTGAAAGAAGAGATCAAATTCGCAAACGGCGGGGTCAAGTCGGCCAACTTCGACGATTACCCCGTCATCAAGATGAGTGAAGTGCCGGAGATAGAGGTCCACGTGGTCAAGAGCACGGAGAAGATCGGCGGTATTGGAGAACTTGGAGTTCCTGCATGCGCGCCGGCTGTTGCCAATGCCTTTTTCAAGGCAACGGGTGTCCGAATCCGGCGTCTCCCGCTTACCGCTGCGACCGTTCTGGAGGCCCTGAAGAAAACGTAA
- the ilvB gene encoding acetolactate synthase large subunit yields MKMTGAEITVRLLERQGVRLIAGIPGGANLPLYDALSRSTKIRHILARHEQGAGFIAQGMARVSGHPQVCFATSGPGATNILTAIADAKLDSIPIICITGQVPRPFIGTDAFQEVDTYGLSIPITKHNFLVRSGQALLDVIPEAFRIATSGRPGPVVIDLPKDVQAELVEFAAWPEPGRADPAPIPDLSGIVRAAGLINSARRPVLYLGGGVIHSGAAELATRLAEKGSIPVTMTLMGLGAVPADHPRSIGMLGMHAERYTNMVLEDCDLLIATGVRFDDRATGKAAQFCPAADIIHIDIDGSELDKIKTACVGIVGDVGEVLQALLPMIDENPRSEWLASVSSVREKHPPRKPESGDWRDPYELIGQIAGLLDTETIIATDVGQHQMWTAQTYPFRLPRRWLTSGGLGTMGFGVPAAIGAALAGPRHRVVCFSGDGSLMMNIQELATAVEQKANIKIILMNNNSLGLVCQQQDLFYGGRIYASTYQAQVDFLRIAEGFGVKTFDLATVTDPLETLASALSSAGPCLIHAPIHPDAKVFPMVPPGSANKNMIGGEAHECAL; encoded by the coding sequence ATGAAAATGACCGGCGCAGAGATTACAGTCCGTTTGCTTGAACGGCAGGGCGTTCGCCTCATAGCCGGGATTCCCGGGGGAGCGAACTTACCCCTGTACGACGCCCTGTCTCGAAGCACAAAGATTCGCCACATTTTGGCTCGCCACGAGCAGGGAGCGGGCTTCATCGCTCAGGGCATGGCGCGTGTGAGCGGACACCCTCAGGTATGCTTTGCCACATCGGGGCCGGGCGCTACCAACATTTTGACGGCCATTGCCGACGCCAAGCTCGATTCTATCCCCATCATATGCATCACCGGTCAAGTTCCCCGGCCGTTCATAGGCACCGATGCATTCCAGGAAGTCGACACCTATGGTCTGAGCATTCCCATAACCAAACACAACTTCCTGGTGCGGTCGGGGCAGGCCCTGCTCGATGTCATCCCCGAAGCATTTCGAATTGCCACCTCAGGGCGGCCCGGACCAGTGGTGATCGACTTGCCGAAGGACGTTCAGGCAGAACTCGTGGAGTTCGCTGCGTGGCCGGAACCGGGTCGTGCGGATCCGGCCCCGATTCCCGATCTTTCCGGTATCGTGCGAGCCGCGGGGCTTATCAATTCTGCCCGCCGACCTGTCCTGTACCTTGGTGGAGGAGTCATTCATTCCGGCGCGGCCGAGCTTGCCACCCGCTTAGCTGAGAAAGGCTCAATCCCGGTCACCATGACTTTAATGGGGCTTGGTGCAGTGCCCGCGGACCATCCTCGAAGCATTGGGATGTTGGGCATGCATGCCGAGCGCTACACGAACATGGTCTTGGAGGACTGTGATCTGTTGATTGCCACAGGCGTTCGCTTTGACGACCGAGCCACCGGCAAGGCGGCCCAGTTCTGCCCGGCCGCGGACATCATCCACATTGATATAGACGGGAGCGAACTCGATAAGATCAAAACCGCGTGCGTGGGAATTGTCGGTGACGTTGGAGAGGTGCTCCAAGCTCTTCTGCCGATGATTGACGAGAATCCTCGGAGCGAGTGGTTGGCCTCGGTATCCAGCGTACGGGAAAAGCATCCTCCCCGAAAACCGGAGTCCGGCGACTGGCGCGACCCGTACGAACTGATTGGCCAAATCGCCGGGCTGCTGGACACTGAGACTATCATAGCCACCGACGTGGGACAGCATCAGATGTGGACAGCCCAGACCTATCCCTTTCGTCTCCCGCGCCGGTGGCTGACATCGGGTGGGCTGGGGACCATGGGCTTCGGCGTCCCCGCGGCCATAGGAGCAGCTCTTGCCGGTCCACGCCATAGAGTGGTCTGCTTCAGCGGTGACGGCAGTCTGATGATGAACATCCAGGAGCTGGCCACCGCTGTCGAGCAGAAAGCCAACATCAAAATCATCTTGATGAATAACAACTCCCTCGGATTGGTCTGTCAGCAGCAGGACCTGTTTTACGGAGGGCGAATCTATGCGTCCACGTACCAGGCACAGGTGGATTTCCTGAGAATCGCTGAAGGCTTCGGCGTAAAGACCTTTGATCTTGCCACAGTCACAGACCCCTTGGAGACGCTTGCATCAGCCCTGAGTTCAGCCGGTCCGTGTCTGATCCATGCACCGATCCATCCGGATGCAAAGGTTTTTCCGATGGTACCCCCCGGCTCCGCGAACAAAAACATGATTGGAGGTGAAGCCCATGAGTGCGCGCTTTAA
- a CDS encoding response regulator transcription factor produces MNGLHILVAEDDKHILAGLIDALESEGYRVTPAADGKAAVSLLETEKFDLVILDVMMPGRSGYDVCKTIRATDQDLPVMMLTAKGEEIDKVVGFELGADDYVTKPFGVRELLARIAALLRRSRRGNEGLTNLPPAPARFAIGEALVDALEFKVRVGARTFDLSPREVKLLQIFYANPNKVLSREHLLNEVWGITYYGTTRTLDQHIAQLRKKLDPDIANRPVIKTIHGVGYRYESE; encoded by the coding sequence ATGAACGGACTTCATATCCTCGTCGCTGAAGATGACAAACACATACTCGCCGGCCTGATAGATGCCTTGGAGAGCGAAGGCTATCGGGTCACGCCGGCTGCCGACGGCAAGGCGGCTGTGTCTCTCCTGGAAACGGAGAAATTCGATCTGGTCATACTCGATGTCATGATGCCGGGAAGAAGCGGGTACGATGTCTGCAAGACGATCCGAGCCACGGATCAGGACCTTCCCGTGATGATGCTTACGGCCAAGGGCGAGGAAATTGACAAGGTGGTGGGTTTTGAGCTTGGCGCGGACGACTATGTGACAAAGCCCTTTGGCGTGCGAGAGCTTCTCGCACGAATCGCCGCTCTTCTCAGACGATCGAGGCGCGGCAACGAAGGTCTAACGAACCTGCCCCCTGCCCCGGCCCGATTCGCCATTGGAGAGGCCCTTGTTGACGCGCTTGAATTCAAGGTACGAGTGGGGGCTCGAACTTTTGACCTTTCCCCGCGAGAAGTGAAGCTGCTGCAGATTTTCTATGCCAATCCCAACAAAGTGTTGAGCAGGGAACACTTGCTCAATGAGGTGTGGGGAATAACCTACTACGGCACAACCAGAACATTGGACCAACATATCGCGCAGTTAAGGAAGAAACTGGACCCCGACATCGCGAACCGGCCGGTAATTAAAACCATTCATGGGGTGGGGTACCGATACGAATCGGAATGA
- a CDS encoding (2Fe-2S)-binding protein: MISLNVNGKVYDLDVPPDTLLLWVLRDHIDLKGTKYGCGIGECGTCTVHVDGKAVRSCTTTVSEVQKKKITTIEGLPENHPVKQAWIKEQVPQCGYCQPGVIMQVAAHLSEKPTPDADQVITKMDDTICRCGTYPHIKQGIKTAIQIMKKEGKA, translated from the coding sequence ATGATCTCTCTTAACGTGAACGGCAAGGTTTACGATCTGGATGTTCCCCCTGATACGCTTTTGCTTTGGGTGCTAAGGGATCACATAGATCTCAAAGGCACAAAGTATGGCTGCGGTATCGGAGAATGCGGGACTTGCACGGTCCATGTAGACGGCAAAGCAGTGCGATCTTGCACGACTACCGTCAGCGAGGTCCAGAAAAAGAAGATCACCACCATTGAGGGGCTTCCCGAAAACCATCCTGTGAAGCAGGCTTGGATCAAGGAACAAGTTCCCCAATGCGGTTACTGCCAGCCCGGGGTGATCATGCAGGTCGCGGCTCATCTCTCTGAAAAGCCCACTCCTGATGCAGACCAGGTCATCACCAAAATGGATGATACCATCTGCCGCTGTGGGACCTATCCCCATATCAAACAAGGCATCAAGACGGCCATCCAAATCATGAAAAAGGAGGGAAAGGCATGA
- the nadC gene encoding carboxylating nicotinate-nucleotide diphosphorylase — MNMDDPAIQRFIDEVIAEDVGLGDITTKAVVPDDARFDGVLSAREDMVVAGMPIAAAIFRRLDPHADIQILVSDGDRVRAPAILAHIRGKAGCLLTAERTALNVLQHLSGIATLTRQYVDSLAGTGVVLLDTRKTIPGLRALAKYATLMGGAQNHRRGLDSGTLIKDNHIAVCGDIREAVTRAKAAGLSPIEVEAETLDQVREAIEAGAGMLLLDNMDAHTLRLAVRIVAGRAKTEASGGVSLSNIGEIAQTGVDFISVGRITQSAPAVDIGLDWVRGG, encoded by the coding sequence ATGAATATGGACGATCCCGCTATTCAGCGATTCATTGATGAGGTGATTGCCGAGGACGTTGGACTCGGGGATATCACCACCAAAGCCGTTGTCCCGGATGATGCTCGGTTTGATGGGGTCCTGTCTGCGCGCGAAGACATGGTGGTGGCAGGTATGCCCATTGCTGCCGCGATCTTTCGCAGGCTGGACCCGCACGCGGACATACAGATCCTGGTTTCTGACGGGGATCGCGTCCGGGCACCGGCGATCCTGGCTCACATTAGGGGAAAGGCCGGTTGCCTCCTGACGGCCGAACGCACGGCGTTGAATGTTCTCCAGCACCTCTCCGGCATCGCCACTTTGACTCGCCAATATGTGGACAGCCTCGCTGGAACGGGAGTGGTCCTGTTGGATACTCGCAAAACCATCCCCGGCCTGCGGGCGTTGGCTAAGTATGCCACCCTCATGGGGGGCGCACAGAACCATCGCCGCGGCTTGGATTCCGGTACTCTTATCAAGGACAACCACATAGCCGTGTGTGGTGACATCCGGGAGGCTGTAACCAGGGCCAAGGCCGCAGGTCTTTCACCGATCGAGGTGGAAGCGGAAACCCTCGATCAAGTGAGGGAAGCGATCGAAGCTGGCGCTGGTATGCTGCTCCTGGATAATATGGATGCGCATACTCTGCGCCTTGCCGTCCGAATTGTGGCGGGCCGTGCAAAGACCGAAGCCTCGGGCGGAGTGAGTTTGAGCAACATAGGGGAAATCGCTCAAACAGGGGTGGATTTCATTTCGGTAGGCCGAATTACTCAGTCCGCGCCGGCCGTTGACATCGGGCTGGATTGGGTGCGAGGAGGCTGA